Below is a genomic region from Balaenoptera acutorostrata chromosome 9, mBalAcu1.1, whole genome shotgun sequence.
TCTGTATTAAGAGCTTACCATGTACACAGCTGTTCCTGGTCTTAAATAAtctaatgtgaaaaataattacccacagatcaaaaatattagACCAGACACATTGAAAAcatatagtttcatttttaaacaatctAATTTGAACCAAAGCACTATTTCTAACTTTTGTTCGTTCAGTTCCGGTAAGAAAAATAGACTGAATCCAGATTTAGATTATAGCTCAGATTAATTTTTAACTCAAGAACAATTTTTATTAGAatgcaactttttatttttctctcaaggGAACAATAGAGCCATAAACATTAGCAAAGAATGAGTTATCTTTGAAGTTTCATGTATTTGAACCAGATATGGCTCATACTGGTGATGGTCCCTTGTCGTAAGTTTGTTCCTTCTGCATAATCTTCAGTTCAAGCTAAAATTACTAATTACTGAAAAATCAGATTAATGTATTgaattgttttcataataatacagCAAGGAAAATATCTCTGGAATATATGGAGTGTCACTTGTGCACCATGAAATAATGAACATTTAGAAATAGATTCAACATTGAAAGACCTAAATTTCAGGGAACAGCTCCATATATTAcaattccaaatatttattaaaacacaTCAATTCAATAGAAAGTCTAGAATTGTgatgtttctaattcatttttattatcctgaatatcaccaccatccacccccCCCAAAGAAAGGCAAATCGtaaccaaatgggaaaaaaatatttaggctGATAAGGTAGCAAACaacctaaataatttttttctctccgaTAGGATTTTAGGGctttcttattttacacgagACAACACTGGGGTGGAAAAACACAGAACGCTTTTCTTGtacacatttaacattttttcacTTTATCCAAGTAGAACTAACCACTTCGTTTTGGTCATCATCTTTTATCACTCCAAACTGTTCACCAGAGTATCTCTCCCCTCTTCTTTTCAGACAGAACCTGGTGATAAATGGACTTTGGCACGTATCTCACTAGGAAACATAGTTTACATATGCACACTTAATTCCACAGTTACTTGATATAGTGTTTCAAAGTTATTTAAGTAATAAATCCTGGTAATTAAGTTCATTTGCAAGTAACCACCAGttaattttggaggaaaaattCTACTTTCACAACTTCACTCTGCTAAATTCTATAAGCATATTCTTTTATTTGGAGGTAATTATAGAATTCTGCTCTCAGAATGatacatttaaattgtttaaatagaTACCCACACAAATTCTCACTTATACCAAGTAGCTGGCTCATATTTATATCTTCATCTCAAGAGGGGAAAACAACCATTTCTgaattcatagaaaaataaacaaagaacagcTGGTTGAACAGTTCCAAGAAAatgttgacttttaaaatttcacttattTTCCTTGAAGTTCTCTATGCTTCCCATCCATGATAAACCAAGATTAcgtaacagaaaattttaaattaggtttATGTTCCAAAATCAAGCTTCAATTCAAACCCTTTCTCCAAGAGAACTAATTTTCCCgacttcttctctttttctcaaatCTAAACAAAACATTTGAGGTAATTAAATTTCAAAACCTCAAGATCTCATCAAGGTTACTTTTATGTGCCTGTCTCAATAGGGAACCACAATTCTACTTCTACATTTCCCAGTGGAAGTCCTTATCACCAAAGGGCTAAGCCACATGCCCCTTGACTAGGAGTATACAGCTTAAAATTTGGTATTGATTAAATGTGCACAATATCTGGATGtaattggcattttaaaaaattcagtaatgCCCATTACAAATAACTTATCTGGACAGACTCAAAAGTAACTGGTtaaccttaaaataaaaagagaaccaCCGTTTAATAACGTGTTTGTATCTTGGTAAGAATGAACCAGTGTGACCTGGGAAAGTCTAGAAATTCTTGGGTTAACTATAACAACATGGTGATAGGTTTTTCCAGGTACTTTCTAAACTCAGCAAGCCACTGGGCTCCAACTGCTCCATCCACAACCCGATGATCACAACTGAGTGTAACAGACATCATGCTAGCCACATCAAatctagaaaaagataaaaacattatTAGGATTTCTGAAAGCAATCACTAGATTTTAGCTAGTAACCAGCCCAAATGCCAACACCTAACTTATAATCCCAACCAGGTAACATTATTTTCCACCTATTCTTCATGGGCTGTACACCTCTAGCTCAAATTAACAGTTTGAAGAAACAGACCAAACAGCCATCTAGAGGATACAGGTCCGCAAACAACAGCCCTCAGACCAAATCCCACAGGTTTACTGGAATACATTTATGTATTGCCTATGCCTGCTTTTACACCACAATGGCAGAGTATTTGCAATAGCCACCGTACGACCCAGAAAGCATAAAATAATTTACTAACTGGCTCTCTAAGAAAAAAGTATGCTGACCCCTGACCTAGAGTTAACAAGACTTCCCATCTCAAACAGTAAAATAAGAAGAGTTGTTGCCTGAAGCTCCAATATGCCATGCCAATAATTAtaaaaactgagactcaaaaaCAGGTATATTGTAATGCAAGTGAGTTTACAACTCCCTCTCCATTTTGGCACTTACCCTTTTTCATTATCTGCTGGAACCAGTCTATCCTCTGAAGCACCAATTGCCAAAATACATGCTTGAGGTGGGTTAATAATAGCAGAAAAATTCTTAATTCCAAACATTCCTAAATTTGAGATCGTAAAAGTGCCaccctaaagaaaaaaagattaaaaacagatcATGGTAACTGCTTGTCaacataaattagaaaaaaatgacaaatgtttTGTGAAAAGACCTTAagataatattttactttaaggACTCTCAGCAACATGgattggacctagagattatcataccaagtgaagtaagttagagaaagacaaaaaccatatgatatcacttatatgcggaatctaaattatgacacaaatgaacttctaTACGAAACATAAATAAGACTCACAGACagggagaacagacttgtggttgtcaagcggggagagagggtgggggagggatggattgggagtttgggattagtagatgcaaactattatatatagaatggataaacaacaaggtcctactgtatagcacagggaactatattcaatatcctgtgataaaccataatggaaaagaatatggaaaagaatgtatatacatgtataactgaatcattctgctgtacagtagaaattaacacaacactgtaaatcaactatacttcaataaaatgaatttagaaaaagGATTCAACTACCacgaaaaaaaaaaggaaaatggtaaatatatgaggtgatggatatgttaattagcttgtcATGATCACttcacagtgtatacatatatcaaaacatcaagttgtacaccttaaatattacAATTCTTATTTGCTAATTATACATAAAtaaagctgaaaggaaaaaaggaatgaatggaaTACACTTTACTGAAAACATACAACTATAGCAATATGAACAAAAGTCAGTTGTGTGGCATTTGCACACTACTTGAAAATGGGTTATCTTCAGCTTTTGATAGGTTactcaatttttctttattttcaagacCTTGTGTCAGTGAGAACACAAGGCAGAATCAAAAGGTGGAAAATGCAATAGAAACATAatgccaaattttaaaataacataattcattaaaataacatCATAACATTCAGAAGATAAATAATTAATACCTTACCTGGAACTCATGTGGCTGTAGTTTACCCTCTCGTGCTTTGGTTGCTAAAGAAACAACATCATTAGCAATGGTTTCCAGTCCTTTTATGTGTGCATTAAATACAATAGGTGTGATGAGTCCTGCAGGGGTACTGACTGCAACACTGATATCAACAACGtgatttctatttaaaaagaaaaaagtaaacctCAATAATCATCAACAATGTTTAATTAAGAGTTTGTTTTAGGTTACCCAAGAATAGTGCTATTTACTTCAGTTTGTGCTACTTTTCAGCCAGGGAGAGCTCTTtcctggtttttaaattttgctgtGGCCTCTCTTAAAcctgcacttttaaaaaaatgaatgagagatGTGTCAGTAGGTTGGTCTCACACGTACTTGCTAACTACCCCTCATCTGCCTTGACTAACACCATGGGTacaggtggggaaaaaaaggttcaGCATCCAGTGAGAATTAAAAAGAACTCCTtagattttgaaaagaaatggaTTGGCTGGAGCTGAGTCTGCAAGCAGAGCTTGAGCAGACACACGGAAGAGTGAAGGGTAAGGACTGCATGGTGGGAGAAAGAGAAGTACTCATGTGGTAGGGTGGTGGTGCTGTCTCAAAACATAAAAGTAGGATTCCTGTCTCGGCCTTAGCGCCATCTTCGGAGAAACCTCCACGCCATGAAAGCGAAGTGGAGGAAGAAGCGAATGCGCAGGCTGAAGcgcaaaagaagaaagatgaagCAGAGGTCCAAGTAAACTTGTACACCCATGGAAGCCACAGGAGCAGAAACAAGGGAAGCCAGAGGACAGGGACGCTGGTACAAATTGTTGGACTGCTTGCCTACTGTCTAGAACTTGTCTCAGTGGATCTGGAACatcgatggccattctgatcaccTTGACCGCCTTTGAGAGACCCACCTTGCTCGTATCAAAACAGTCCCTTTTGGTCCTTTGCCCTGGACCTTTGACATACTGGACTAGTTCTATTCTCAGTTGTGGCTGAATGTAACATGTAACAATAAATCATCTCTTTTGCTGTCttagctgaagaaaaaaaaaaaaaaaaaagtaggattcCTAATCCTTTCTACGCCATGGGGCGCATTTGCATTTGGGTCCCTtctcagaatatattttttaaacacagaaaacaaaatactCAAATTATCAGAAAAACTTCCCCCAAAACAAACTATATTGAAATTCAGTTATCAAactattcaaaaaacaaaattgtgATATATGCGCTTCTGTATTAACTCAATAATCTTGCAGCAGGTCTAATTATGGCTATACTTTTGAAGTagtgataagaaaaaaatatattttaagacatCTGCAATAACTAcaatgtgatatgaaaataacTTGATTTTATTTGGTCATCAGCACAAGTACTATTAATACCTCTTCgatttgttctttatatttataatgggaggaaatgctaaatttcagttaaaGGTTAGTAGAAAAGAAtgacttcccccccccccaaccaagTTCCCAAACTCCTGAATTGTATCAGAGTCTCCTTAGGGGTTGTCTGTGTAAGGGCCCCTGCTAAAGTGCTCTGCaataaagaaaaagttaacaaatgttggtgaggatatggagaaaagggaaccattgtatactgttggtgagaatgtatcaacaaattggtgcaaccactgtggaaaaagagtatggaagttccttagaaaactaaaaatagaactactatatgatccagcaattccaatcctgggaatatatctggaaaaaatgaacatACTAATTAAAGACATGgatgaagggacttccctaggagtccagtggttaagactccgcacttccactgcagggggctcggggtggatccctggttggggaagatcctacatgcgtggccaaaaaaaagacatggaagcaacccaagtgcccacacacacacatgaatattactcagccataaaaaagaatgaaattctgccatctgCAGCCATgtggacagacctagagaatattatgcttagtgaaataaatcaaagaaagacaaatactgtgtatcTTATATgcggaatgtaaaaaataatacaaatggatgcacatgcaaaacagaaacaaactcacagatacagaaaacaaaccagtggttaccaaaggatagagggaaggggggagtgacaaattaggggtatggcattaacagatacaaactaccatgtataaaatagataatcaacaaagatatattgtatagcacagggaattatagccattatcttgtaataaattataatggagtataatctgcaaaaatactgaatcactatgccatacacctaaaactaatataatattgtaaatcaactataattcaatttaaaaaaaaaagaaaaagttaaaacttcACATGAAGGAAGAACTCCAGCTCTTTGGAGATTATGGGGACCATACCCCGCAGTGTGCCCAAGCTGACCAGAGGCAGCAGGCTTCTGTCACTTGCAAACACAGGGACCTGCTCTAATAATACAGTGTGTGACGCTTAGCAACTACCGTAGCTGGGCTCTGGCCAAGGTATCACACAGCAAACACTGCTTTCTTAATTAAATTATCctgttattacaatattatttgttCAATAATCTTCCTCCTAAGAGAGTAGGGATGGTGTTTCCTATCTTGTTCACCACTAAATCCAGCAAACAgtatatgttcaataaatatctgttgaatagcTGTATGAACAAATTGAAGGGCATTTGGTAAGGATTAATAAATAATTCATAGAACTTGCCCTACAATGTCCATCCTTTCATCTAAGTAGTGTTTCCTTCAGATATTCCTAAAAgattaaacataaatttaccctatgacccagcaattccactccaaggagtctacccaagagaaatgaaaacatatgtgcaCACAAAGAATTGTCCTCAAATTTTCATAACCGTGCTCTAAAAGATATGTCTATGTCTTAATCCCAGAATCTattaatgtgaccttatttagtaaaaaggtctttgcagatgtaattaggctcttgagatgagatcaccctagattatctgggtgggccctaaatccaatgccaagtgtccttgtaagagacagagagaagacatGGACACATGAAGGCCATGCGAAGTTGGAGCtgtgcagccacaagccaaggtaTGCCTGGAGCCgccagaactggagaaagcaAGCAAGAGTCCACCAGAGAGCCTGTGGAGGGAGCAGagtcctgccgacaccttgatttcacacttctgaccttcagaactaggagagaataaatttttgttaagccacaaattttgtggtaatttgtcatggCAGCTCTAGAAAGCTAATATAATCTCTGAAAAATAGTAAGACCCTCAGATGTTCTCTAAGAGTGGGGTGACCAAGGAAAAAATTAGAATCAGTAAACCACTTTTCAGTCTTGTGAAACACGTTTAGAGTCCTCTTGGGGAGTTTCAGAAAGATTTCATGatgagtaatttaaaaattagcccATCTTAGGCAATCATTAAAATCAGGTTGGTATTCATGGTATACTATACTTCCTTAGTCATAAACAATTTTTCATAGTCATAAAGATATTAACACTGAATACTGATTTGTCCAAAATTTGTGCTACAATCAATTTGGTAGGATgatgggttgtgtgtgtgtgtgtgtgtttgtagagaGGGTAGAACAAAGCTAAATCTTAACCTTCTTTAATAGGAAGTCAGTTGataaagtaaatgaaatgaaaaatttatgaaAGGCAACAGAAAAATGTTGTTTAGAAATAGGaaagtatggggcttccctggtggcgcagtggttgagaatctgcctgctaatgcaggggacacaggttcgagccctggtctgggaagatcccacatgccacggagcaactgggcccgtgagccacaattactgagcctgcgcgtctggagcctgtgctccgcaacaagagaggccgcgatggtgagaggcccgcgcaccgcgatgaagagtggcccccgctcaccgcaactagagaaagcccttgcacagaaacgaagactcaacacagtcataaataaataaataaataaaaggggaaaaaaaaaaaaaaaaagaaataggaaagtaaATACCAAAAGAAATAACAGTTTAAAGGCTGTGTTTGCCTCTTGGGAGTGGACCTCAGATTAAAGGTTGAGCAGGTCACTGTAAGCCATGAATTAATATTCTAATGTACATACtattattgtaaaaaaaataaattagtaatatAAAAGCATCTACATAGTAGAAAAAACCTAGGCTGAGTCAGAATCCTGGTTCCAACCACAGTTCTGCTACTTACGAACATATTAACTCAGGGAGTAACTCAACttactgagcctcagttccttcatctagaAAATGTGTGTAAAACCACCTAACTCATAACGtggtcatgaggattaaatgagacaacatgTGAAAGACACCAAGAGCACCATGCCAGTCACATGCTACCATAATATTAACAAAtactgtttttttggttttgttttcaattttgctCCCACTAAAGTTTAGCAGAACTCATTGGTGAACAAAACCATTTCAATCCTGCTTTGTGAGAGTCATTATCAACTTAATTATACATATCTGTACACTTATCTCCCTTTCCTGAACTCATACAAAGAACCTGTAGTCTTTACTAACTAAATTCATGATCTCAGAAATAGCTTTATGTTGTTTTCAAATTGTCTTGCCTGTGGAAGTCATCTCCCCCTCTATATTCTGCTTCTCCTTACTCCCTATACTCCAAGTTATACATGAGACAGCACACAAAAAACTGctgatggagatatatatataccttcCCCAGAAGTGTTATACTTACTGTCTTATAACTGTGTCCAGCCAAGAAGAATTTGCTTCAGGAACTTTTAAACATGACAAAGCTGAAGCTTTTATAATGAAGTCATTGACAGAAATTTTGCTTCTCCCTTCTAACATCTGCAAAGACAAGAAACCATTGTAGTTTCTTAAATTCTCTTCTCAAAGACTGAAACTATATAATCTTGagaaggtgggagggggtggaTATACAGATGTCCTAAAGtggaaaggatgaaaagaaaccaaaagttgttttttttcatctattttaatgTAGACCATTACACCTGTACGTTTCCtgctaagcactgctttagctgcatcccgtAAGTTACTAAGTAGGTGCTTGGTACTTAACTATAAACACAAAGTAAACACACTGTTTCTTATCTACCAGAAGAGACTCCAGTAGTCTCATAGGATCATAGTGACTATGTTAGGCTAAAATGGATCCATGGCAAAGTCGACTTTAATCATAAGCTTTAATCAAgggttagaaaatgaaaattctccaggatattCTCTGTAAGTTAAAATTAAGATGACATCCATTTTTCCATTACCAATTGGCATTTGTAACAAAATACAATATATGggcaaaaatgtaaatattcagtGAGGGAAAACAAGATTTTTAGAATTTATAAAGGTGGAATTTCCAGACCTTTTACCTTATTAAGTTCCTTCCGTACCAACAAAACTTCTCCCATATTTACATCAATAGAAAGGTAATAATGAGGTATGGTTTGCTTAGATTGCATTAACCGCTGTGCAATAACCTGAAATCAAAGagattcaaaaatcaattatctTGAGTTGAAATGAGACCTCAGCTCATTCAGGGCTCTGTTTGCCCCTTTACCCTGCTCCCTGGTAATGCTTACCTCAAGCATTATTAGAACTGGAAGATGGAGGACTGCACCACACTTAGCCCCTTCCAACAGTACTTAATCAGAACACAGTGTTTGTGTATCCCAAGAATTCTATTGGCCAAACCAAACACCTATTAAATGAATCACCTAAggttcccaattttaaaaaagtctcttCTTAGTGTTTCAAACTATGGATGCAACTGAACAATCAGAGTAAAGATGCCCCCAACAGCTTTGGGGCGAAAAGTTATGGTAATACTCTTACTCGGCGAATGTTGCTGACTGGGATATCTGTGAAGACACCTGTAGGAACCGGCGCCACTCCCGGACTCGGGGGAGACACAGCAGCTGCTGGAGTCTAGAAGGAGGTGAAAAAGTTCTTAGTCTTAGCATAAGCAACTGTGAACAACTGTTAGTGACTCTTTTACAGGTGGCAAAGTGCAAATTAAACGGTTTATAGAAAAACAGCTATTTCTACCCCAAGGGAGCAAAAGGGACTCCAATTTGGACTGTGCTTGTTTAAgagttttgtttctaattttcataCTTAGAATCGGATAATCatgttttaaatgtcatttttctatGACTAGtttatatcaaaataattttgttttcacaaaACTTTCTTCAAGAAAAGCAATCAAAGCATTCCTAAATTGAAAAGATTAagagataaatacaaagaaagtaatgtattttcctgaatagtgttaagaaaaaacaatgacaggggcttccctggtggcgcagtggttaagaatccgcctgtcaatgcaggggacacgggttcgagccctggtctgggaagatcccacatgccgtggagcaactaagcccgtgcaccacaactactgagcctgcgctctagagcccgtgagccacaactactgagcccacgagccacaactactgagcccgcacgccctagagcccatggtctgcaacaagagaagccacagcaagagaagctcgtgcactgcaacgaagagtagcccctgctcacaacaactagagaaagcccgcgcgcagcaacaaagacccaacacaaccaaaaatagataaataaataaatttattttttaaaaaacaatgacaaatcttttattttaaagcaaacatcTAAATAACTAAATCATTTTCCTTACTTATAGTTGATTATTTTAGCGCCTTTACTGATCAAACGGCGTTGGCTATGTGGATTTAATCCCCCTGTGGACTAATTAACCACATAAAACTCAAACGCTAGCCAACCAACTTGCaagcatgctttaaaaaatagGGCCTGAATAAGATGACAAGTTAGGAAAAATTTAGTATCACTactcaaaaaaaaccaaaaacaacttGGAGTGGATTTCAATGTAGTATATCATCTTTGCTTTTGTGTATGAATAACAGCACATTCATATGTACATATTGCTAGCCAGTGAAAttagacaaaagaaaacacagttcTGATTAAGCTACTTCACTCATAAATAATGTATGCAAGGGTCTAACAGGCTGCACAAAGCACTCTGCAGGGACAAACTGCAACCAAAATTTAAGAAGCGAAATATAACTCACAGGAGCAGCTTTAGTAGGCACAAAGGAGTCGACGTCCTTCTTGATGATTCTGCCATCTGGTCCCGTCCCTGGAGGAGACACAGAAATACCACACACATGAGAGCGTACCGCTAATTCCTCAAGGAGATCAGCACTGTGATCCTGAAGTGCAAGTTCCTAGAGGTTCTCTACCAAAGACCCTCGAAAGGGGCCACTGCCTTAATTATGCCCTTTAAACTTTTCCCTAAAAATACCACCTTTTGTTGCCCTCCTCTCCGTTAGCTCCAAAACACCCTTTCTGAAACCCTGGAATAGATCTCATTTGGGTTCTACATTCATATGCTCATAAAGAACTCCCTTGCTACAGAGTTGACAGATATGATAACAATTATTTTGGACAAATCAGGCAAGTCAATTGTTTTTACCCTGAAATAGCATGAATAACTCTCAAATGCAATGATCTCATCTTTAGAACCATTCATTCTACATGTGGTCTCCATTATTCACAGCTTTCTCACAGTAGCCAAGGCACTATACTGGCTTGTGTTAGAAATTATGAAGGAAAAAGGTGCCAAGTTACACATGAAGAAAGATCTTCAAAGTTCCCTCAACAGgcttaattttactttcattcaatttctttcctcctcccatgCACAACCTCTTAGGTTTAACATTACACCTAAGTAGATAATCCTGAACCTTAACTCTAAGGAGATTCAGAATTTAGTTATTAAAAATACCTTTTACACTGGCCCACTTCTAGAAAATATTTGGTCAAATTGATTCATCTTCCCCCAAGGCAGACTTTTAAAAGGATTCTCGTTGTGTGCGGTTCG
It encodes:
- the DLAT gene encoding dihydrolipoyllysine-residue acetyltransferase component of pyruvate dehydrogenase complex, mitochondrial isoform X2, translated to MAKILVAEGTRDVPIGAIICITVEKPEDIEAFKNYTLDSSAAPTPQAAPAPAPAAAAPSPAPPAQAPGSSYPPHMQVVLPALSPTMTMGTVQRWEKKVGEKLSEGDLLAEIETDKATIGFEAQEEGYLAKILIPEGTRDVPLGTPLCIIVEKEADIPAFADYWPTEVTDLKPPAPPPTPSPAAPVPPTPQPVAPAPSATRPATPAGPKGRLFVSPLAKKLATEKGIDLTQVKGTGPDGRIIKKDVDSFVPTKAAPTPAAAVSPPSPGVAPVPTGVFTDIPVSNIRRVIAQRLMQSKQTIPHYYLSIDVNMGEVLLVRKELNKMLEGRSKISVNDFIIKASALSCLKVPEANSSWLDTVIRQNHVVDISVAVSTPAGLITPIVFNAHIKGLETIANDVVSLATKAREGKLQPHEFQGGTFTISNLGMFGIKNFSAIINPPQACILAIGASEDRLVPADNEKGFDVASMMSVTLSCDHRVVDGAVGAQWLAEFRKYLEKPITMLL